The Lolium rigidum isolate FL_2022 chromosome 2, APGP_CSIRO_Lrig_0.1, whole genome shotgun sequence genomic interval ttctcaacagaaaactcatgcctctgatgtttcacagaagtggcaaagttcctccatgaagggggaagcttagcgacaatgcatcccgcgacaaacttgtccggtagcacacacttgaggagctcaagttcctttgccatgatctgtatctcatgagcctgttctactacagatcggttctcaaccattttgtagtcattgaactgctccatagcatacagttcacctccggcatcggcagcaccaaacttagcgtccagtgcatcccacagttccttcccatttcgtatgtgcagataagcatcaaccaacttgtctccaagcacacttaggacggcacccacaaagattacggtggcatccccgaacgctttatcctcttcgggagtaagcggacctctgggaataccttccgcaactcggtgcacgcccatagcagtgagccacaagagggtcttattctgccatctcttgaaatgagatcccgtaaacgggctcggtttaagcgcagcagcaaaaccagacggtgaaaattgcctatgcatataaggtttttggattgttggattattaggcaatttccgtatgagattaattaccgaaagcaacattacagatgcacaagcatacttaaccacacacatcggactaagcacatgcatcggatccgaacatggaacaagtagcagtgcaaggtaggagaggaaaagcacgtacatcgcgaccgggaaggtcgcaccagcagcagacgaccaccaccaccatgggtattgttgatgtcgcccatggtgtagtcggatccgtcgatgaagcagccgatccgtcgaagaagagcacgaacagtagcgagcagtcgcgccgagacgctccccaaaaaccttatcgcccgtctcccggtgcaggatctcaacggacggagtttcggaggcctcgCTCTCCCGGACGGCCGTGCACGcaatcgccgggatggggaagactagagagtagcgcagcaaaaggaacttcgcgagagagagatgGACTAGAGAGTTCGAGACTGTATATCTCCAGATCTGATCCGTCTCCTGGTATAGCCTCgggaagccgacccgaccgcgttgccacgcgtaggaagccagggacacgcggcgagcatgcacatgcaggtcgacacgtacccaacacacttggtgcaccaagcaaaaatttaggcttccttgagtgtgtctcgaactcgaactcgagtcacgaaacgcgacgtgcgtgacgaggacgaggcgaggcgggcgggcggaggaggaggagtgcgcgagggctccttctattctcactcacttggaatgactagaacagcagcccttatataccactccaactctctcccaactagcaatgtgggactaaactttgtcccccaaggctgtcccaagctgccaacgtgatgggccttgagatttcaggaattgtagactacatgggctgccttactggactgcagcccatctacattcaacagatACACAGTCTTCATCACGTAGCCGTATAGGCCACGGCTTTTGTCGCCATCTGTGTCGCCGTTTGCCTATGACGCCACCTCTCTCGTGTGCCCCGAGGTTCCCCGTCGTCGTGCCCCTCCTTTCCCTTCGGCACGAGTGGCCTCGCCACCGAATCGAGCTATGTGAAGCTTCGCCGACCCGCGTACCTCGCGGACCAATTCACGTCGAGGAAGGTCGGTGCTGGCAAGTGCGTGGGCGTTGGAGCCTCCCCTCGACTTTGCTATGCTTCCCCTGGCCTCCTTCCGACCCCGCTCACACTCCCTCGCCCCGCACCGGCCCGTAGACCTGTACCACCATGCGAGCTCGCATGGCGACTACTCGCCGCCCCGCCTCGAGCTCACGCAGGGCTGACAGTTCGCCGCTTCCTCCACTTGACTGGGACCCACCCGGGAGGTGTTTGAGAAAATGCTCGCTTGGCATTCTAGTTTGTTGGATTGCTATCACAGGAATGCTACCAAGCGCACTCACAGTACGAAGACTTTCAAGTTTCAACTCGATAGATCAAGAGACTGTTTTCGGTATGTCGAAACGCCTCTTGCGCTTCATCTCGATGCTTGACTAACTCATAACTTCCCCTGCTCATATCCACATTCCTTGTGCAACCATAGGGTAATTAATGAAATATACTGCCTAGTCTTGTTAGCTCAGGCATTCTCGATGGTAGTGAATGTTCCCGTCATTGGTGCTACGGTTGTAGTTGCTCTGTCAAGCTTTGAGCTCCACGACCGAAGCTTTTCGCTAAGTTGCTCGAATGTGAGCACTATAAGTATGGGCAAACACGCATTCCAAATTAAGTTGATTGTCTCGCAAGGAGGAACACGGATTATTATCTTCCAAACATACAAAGCAATTACATAACCTGATAAACACAGTAGCGGCGTACCTATGTGGACATAGGGGTTGGAAGTGGGAGATGACATGATATGATTGTTCATCCATTTAATGGAGGATTAGGGAAGGAAGCTCAATGGATTGAAGAGAAACAACTGGAGGAAGAAAACTACAACTACTCCATCTATACGGTTTCAAACACACGAGACTACGATTGGGAGGCAGTAATGTAAGAGAGGAATGCGGCATGGTCCGGAGAACATCGGAGATCAGAGGTAGAGGGTGGAGACAGGGGCCATGGCCTCCTAAGTGTTTAATTGGCCCCCTTTCTACTATTCTTGGACAGTTAGATCATGTAACATCATCTGGACGGTTATATCAAATGAACGAGAAAGGAACCAATGCGAAATCCAATGGGTGCCATGGGAATTCCTTTCGGGCAGAACGCCAGGAAAACCAGTAGGGTGAGGCAAGTAGTTAGGAATACAAGATTAGCTTTGGAAAGTTAACAAAAAAAAGGTATTTTGACGAAATACACAACTAATGTAGGTCATAATTTTGGTTAATCACTCGTAGACACTAAACTTGCACTCCACTCTACCCTTGAACAGCTTGGGAGGTTGACAGAAGGGAAGGGGAGAAGGTCCTTAGCGTAATAATATAAAAATAACTCAAAGTCTCCTTTCCTTATGTAAATTGCTCAGAGTCTTTGGTGTCTTTCGTGACTCCCACGGCGCAGCAGACTGTACTAAGTAATAACTTGTTCTTCCCTTGAGCGAAGGAAGGAGGGACCGAACTGAAAATTTCCTCGGGACGGCAGGCAGGAAGCACGCGCGCGGCACGTGACGTGAAGCCCTCCACTCTAAACCCTTtctcctctcctccgcccaaactcatcccctctccgccgccgccgccgccgccccaaaccctagccccggcGCCATGGACGACGTGTGCGAGGGGAAGGACTTCTCcttcccggaggaggaggagcgcgtgcTCAAACTATGGCAGCACCTCCACGCCTTCCACGAGCAGCTGCGCCGCACGGAGGGCGGCGAGGAGTTCGTCTTCTACGACGGGCCGCCCTTCGCCACGGGGCTGCCCCACTACGGCcacatcctcgccggcaccatcaaGGACGTGGTCACGCGGCACCAGGCGATGCGCGGCCGCCACGTCTCGCGCCGCTTCGGCTGGGACTGCCACGGCCTGCCCGTCGAGTTCGAGATCGACAAGGCGCTCGGCATCACCAACCGCCAGCAGGTGCTCGACCTCGGCATCGGCAAGTACAACGAGACCTGCCGCGGCATCGTCACCAAGTACGTCGCCGAGTGGGAGGCCGTCGTCACGCGCTCCGGGAGGTGGATCGACTTCAGGGACgactacaagaccatggacctCAACTACATGGAGAGCGTGTGGTGGGTATTCGGACAGCTCTGGAAAAAGGACCTCGTCTACAAGGGGTTCAAGGTCTGTGCACAATCCTGAACTCGTAGTTTGGTGGTACAAGCAAGCTTAGGATTCAGGGTTATGCCTTGTTAACTGTTGCTCTTGTTCCAGGTTATGCCTTACAGCACAGGTTGCAAAACTGCACTCTCAAACTTCGAGGCAGGCCTGGACTACAGGGTGAGTGATTCCCTTTCTTCCTGGTTAACCTCATAATAATCTGCTGTCGCAGTTTGTAGTAACCATGTCTTTTATGGTGCCATAGACCGTCCCAGACCCAGCAGTGATGGTGTCTTTCCCTGTTGTTGGTGATGCGGACAATGCGGCTCTTGTTGCATGGACTACCACACCTTGGACACTCCCGAGCAACCTAGCGTTGTGTGTCAATGCCAATCTTGTGTATGCCAAGGTTAGTgcttctctgttttttttttccacaTTGCAATGCTATGGTTTATTTCGAGTTTCCTGACTGTTAGTAGTACTTTGCACTCCACACTTGAaaaccttgttctgcaaggaacaGAGCTGATAAAGAAAAACGCAGTGAAAAACTGAAGATACCCAGGAATTTAATAAAGTGAACAATTACGTGACGCTTGAACCTTGGATGTTCATCTAAACTATATGGCATAATGCAAGCATAACAAGAACTGTCAATCAGCTTCTTAGAAGTATGCTATGCCTGGTATATTAGCATCATTTACCTGATCTTGCTCTTAAGGTTCTACGCATTATTCTCTGTCTCTACAATGCTCTTGCATGTGCAATGCATGCGTCTACCTCCTGGATTAATTGAGTTCTCCACCAAGGACTTATTTGCCAAGTTCTCGATAATTCCCCATGTATCACAGTATCAGTATGGAGAAGCATTTACCTGCAGCAATGTCAACTAGACATATTTGTAATGTTTGTGCACAAAGGCTATATAACATTTCTAATGAATTTATTCTTGGAACAACTATGATGATACCTTTTTTTTAGAACTGTATCGAGTTGGCTGCTAACAAATATCGTATTTGTCATACTGCCTGTCTGCTATGCTCAATGTGACGAGATCACCTGTAGCTGTAGTCATTGTGTCACAAGAATTCTATCTTTTGACACTCTTCTATACTTGCGAACTTCTATTTGTTTCTGTGTTGAGAATGTGTACTGTGTTGTCAGGTTAAGGACAAGTCAAGTGGAACAGTATACATTGTCGGGGAAACTAGGCTTGGGCAGTTGCCAGTTAAAGCTAAAGCTGCTGGAAAGAAGCAAGCAAAGGGAAGCACTGCTGAAGCTCCCCAGGGTGGTTTGGATACTGAATCATATGAATTATTGGAAAAAATTCCTGGCTCAAGTTTAGTAGGCAAAAAGTGAGTTATCTTCTACTTCTGTCTTAGCTCATGGGAATATGGGATTTGTTATCAACAACATAATGGAAATAACATTATCCTTATCACTAACCTGTACTTTGGAGGTGTCCATAAGGACTGTAACTACTTAACTAAGTTTTTAAAAAACTAGATGTAGTATGCTGCAGGATAGCAATTCTCCTTAGGTAGCCTTTTATAGCTTTGTTCACAATAATTCTGCTGGAGTTGTTTGAGCAATTCCAAAATTTTGTATCCAAGACTATCTAGAGTTTTTCTGTGGGTTTTCATTGTTAGTTTTCTCTGGTCGCAGATACACTCCTCTGTTTGATTTTTTTCTTGGAGCTTCAAGACACCGCATTTAGGGTGATTGCGGATAACTATGTAACTGATGATAGTGGAACCGGAGTTGTTCATTGTGCTCCCGCGTTTGGTGAAGATGATCATCGTGTCTGCCTTAGCGGTGGGATAATTGAGGTTAGAATAATTCTCATATGATTTGAATATTGAATACCTACCATGCTGCTGTGTTGCTAAGGCCTTGGTGGCTGAGAGAAAAGAGTAGACGAGTCAAACTACTTACCGTACGCTCTGCTCGTTGCTAATCGATAACTGCTCGGTTAGCTAGGGAGTATCTGCTAATCATCTGATTAAGTGATTTAATCGGTCGACCATTAATCAAACAGTTAAGTTGGACCAGACCAACATGTACCTAGGCCGATTAATTGAGAATCTCCCAATTAACTCGACGAATACCCAATATTCAACACGGTCACACCATGAGCAGTGATTAACTGGCTGATTAATCGCCGATTTTTCGACATTGATGATGCTGAAACTATTGGATAGTATGTAGTAATATCCTCTCAGTGCCCATAGGTTGAATCGAAGAACATGTTTATGGGGTTTTGCCAATCATTTGATGGCACGCGATCGCGTCTTGGAGGGACCTCACTGTTTATTGCATGCCTTCAGCTTTGTAGTTGTGCAGCTTGTTACGTCTAGCTAGCCATCTTTTGAAGAGGCTGCCTTTTTAACTCTGCCACTTTTCCGAGATAGCCATGTCATGTGTTACTTTTTATCCAGCATTTCAAAGTTATATATGCATCTTTCACATGTATTCTGCTGCGAGCATGACTTGCTTGAATATCTTTTGTTCTCTGTCTGTTGGTATCTGCATCACGTCCAGGCTAGTGGACTTGTTGTAGCTGTTGATGATGATGGTTGCTTCATTGAGAAGATATCTGACTTCAAAGGGCGACATGTCAAAGAGGCTGACAAGGATATCATCAGCGCTGTTAAAGTAAGTCGTTTTTCCAGTGTTCAATGCGCTCTTAGCTGTAAAGAATGCATTGTCATTTAGTTGCTTGCTCAGCAGTACTGGCAACCACTATACACTATTTTTGAGTCGAGTTCTAATCTAGTGCACAAGACATTACATGATATATAGTTATATACTTTTGATTCTAGTATCGAACAACCTTATAAGCTTGTGTATAAATCTTGATGTATTATCATATTTTATTTATCCTGGTAATCTTCATGGGATACAATACAAGCAATAGTAAATGAGGTTTATAGCATGAATGGTCTCAATCTATGCCAGTGTACGCTATAGACTGTTGGCATAAGTGTGCTTTACTTTCTCAGCATACTTTGTCTTGTTATTATAGATAATACTGTGCATTGTCTCGAAACCGTTTTAATATAGTTCATTGAATAAACTGGATAGTTTATGTTGTCCTTAGGATTGACCATCTACATAAACAGGATAAAGGGAGACTTGTTAGCAAAGGGAGCATCGAGCACTCTTATCCATTTTGTTGGCGCTCGGGTACTCCTCTTATTTACCGGGCTGTTCCAAGCTGGTAAACATCTTCTGCCACTACTGTGTAAATTAGTTTGTCCATGTGCTGACTGGTGTCGAGTGCTGTTATACATGAACTAGCTCACCACAACGAACACATGCTATTTGGGGAGAGGGTAGCCTTTTTCTCCATCTTATAATTTTGGTTGTTAAGGGGAACTCTCCTCAAATGTTTAAATAACTAAATATATGAGCCTattgtaaaaaaaaactaaacataTGAGCCTCTTTATGCTACAGATCATAGGTTGTTATCTTAAGTTTCTTCCATGAGATGATATGATAGCATCGTGACCAAATTTGTTTTCTTTCAAGTGAAATGAAATTCCACAATCTACGTGCATTCATTGTTCTGCCTGATATTAAGTTAGCACCAAATGCTTTTATCTTTTCTAAAGAACGTGATACTTCAGTCCATTTTTATGTGCTCTTCTTACCACATGGAGCAATCCATTTATGAAGTCTGGCTTTATCCTTCTATCATTCCATCATAGGCTTTCTGTTGCATCTTCTGGGTTCCCTTTTTTAGCTGTGCCTGTCTGCTTTTATGTCCACTACAGTTTTCTGGTTGCATTACTTATTTTATTGAGGCATATAAGTCTGAAAGAGCTTTTCTGTAGGTTCATCAAGGTTGAAAAGATTAGGGACCAGTTACTCGAATGCAACAAGGAGACTTACTGGGTTCCAGATTATGTCAAGGTATGTTATGGTTTGTAGCCTGTGACATTGTATTTAGGAAGAGACTTACGGGTCTTAACTCATGGATGTGCCCTTAGCCATTTGATCTGCTCAAGCTTTCCACCTTTTTTTAATAATTAATATTCATTTTGATATGTACTTATAGCTACCTTGTTTTCTTTTTTCCGTCAATGCACACGTTGTCTTGCTATATCAATTTCTGTTCCCCTCACCATGTAATTAATACCAgccttctttttgttttgtgCACCTAGTACTTATGTACTATAGTTCAGTTGATTGTTACGAAACTGCTTGGAGCGTTTAGGTGACAGGAAATGGTATAGTTATGAAAGATGATTTGGTCTAGTGTGTTTGATATATTTTCTTTTTAACAATGTATATGCAGGAAAAGAGATTCCATAATTGGCTAGAAGGTGCTAGGGACTGGGCTGTTAGCAGAAGTAGATTTTGGGGTACTCCACTTCCAGTTTGGATCAGCCAAGATGGTGAAGAAATTGTTGTTATAGGTTCCATTGAAGAACTTGAAAGATTATCTGGCGTCAAGGTTAATATCTCCACTGTgcaagattcatttcattgtgcgCTATTTGTGGCTGAATATACATATTCTTGTAATTTGATGTTGTTTTAATTGAAAAATTGGAACAATAGTAAACCTTTTTACACATGTTTTTTCGTTGACATTAATGTTTTTGGTCCTGATGTAAGCATTTTGGATTTTTTCTGTCAGGTTAACGATCTTCACCGCCACCATGTTGATGATATTACGATTCCTAGCAGAGAAGGGCGTGGGGTGCTCAAACGTGTTGAGGATGTAAGTTCGTTTCGACCCACATTTAGGGTGCCTTAGCCTCACTTGtccagtactccctccatttgaaAGTATAGTCCATtagtttggtcaaagtcaaactttgtgaagtttgaccaagtatctagaaaataatatcaacatcaacatacttggtcaaactttacaaagtttgataCTTGGTCAAAACTTCAAAAAAATTGACTTCGACCAAAGAACTAGTATGCATTATAGTTTAAAATGGATGgagtacatattcttttatgttgACATATATTACATTTTCCCTACCTTCGACATCTTCGTTGTACATTGTTCTATGTGTTTCAGTAGAAACTTTGTCGAACTCTGTCCTTGGATACATAATAAAAAAATAGAGGATTAGAATAGAAAGAATTATAAAGGTGGGAGGGGAGGTCAGATTTGTATGGTAGGGAATGTGGCAAAGGTAGATCTCAGGATTGCAGATCTATGATCATTTAGATGCTAACTAATAGTTCTGTAATatctaatactccctctgtcctgaATTACTTGtcgcagatttgtctagataAATTAATGTATAGATGCATGCATAGCTGTCAGAATCATGATTCTACTATATGATTCTACGACTTTACGACCCAAATTGAGTGGAACGATTCAACGATTCTGCTAGGTAGAATTTAAGATTTTACGATTCTAAAAGTTAAGATCATATGATTGGCGATCCTACCGTAGAGGTTGCGATCCGATTCAAAATCACGATTCTGACAACATCATGCGAATCAGACAATTCTGTGACATTTAattcgggacggagggagtatacgaAATTATGTTTTTGAAAACATATTCTATCTATAATCAATCAAGTAATGGAATTACTTTCTTAGGCTTGATGAACTAATATTTCGTGAATGTCGTAAGAAGCCCTTAACAAACCCATTTACACCTATTTATCTTGTTGCCTAATCTTCATTATATGTGACATTGGTTTTGCGTAAGTTATTTCTAGTATTCAGATTCTTATGAAGTTTGGAAGAACAGAAACGAGAAATGTGCCACTGCCCATGCATTGCTAGAATGATATACATGGCTAAATTTCCCAGTTAATTGCATGCCGTAAGGTTATTTCCAACGTCTACTTGTGTAGTTCATGATTTATCCATGCCAAGGTTATGGGTGTGTTTGTTTTTTGCCCACGGTTACCCTACCAAAGATTTGGCTAGccaaaatatttcttgaggttttGCTTGCCCATGAGTTGGCCACATTGGCTAAAAGAACGAACCAGAGTTGGTGTCATCGGTATGCCAAAAAATAGGCTACTATTCAAACAAAGAACGATTTTCTGGTGATGACCAAAATATTTGTAGGGTTCACTTTGGCAAACCCATCAACTGTCATGTATGTTAATGTTTATGACTGCATATCAATGCTTTCATTTCAAATGGTTCCTTCAGGTTTTTGACTGCTGGTTTGAGAGTGGATCCATGCCATACGCCTCCATTCATTATCCATTTGAGAATCGCGAACTATTTGAGAAGAATTTTCCTGGCAACTTTGTGGCAGAGGGCTTAGACCAAACACGTGGATGGTTAGTTACTCCCTTCACAATCTTCGGCAGTTATTTGTCACCATATTCTCGCAAATAAATAAGAATTAGTAGGGGTTTTGTTATTTATTTCAGCCCTTTCGTGTACCGCTCTTGCAATCTAGATCAAAAATCTGTTCCGCCATCAAATCAACATGGGAAATTCTGATGTTGCTTTTATTTACTTTATAAGTTATGGTATGGCTATCATCATTTGGCAGAGATTTAAATTTCAAAGACCTGCCCAAAAAACTGACGAAATGCACAACCAAGCCAGAAAACCAACAAAATATGCAGCACAACAGAAAATGCTAATAGCTCACTGTCAGGCATCTCCTAGGTTCTTTTCAATGCTTGGCTTAAAATCCCAATATATCCTGTACAGAAGAGCCTGAAATATTATTCTAAGATTAACATGAATTATTTCCATTGATATTGTTTCTGGTACCCCTTTTTTCCCTTTTTCAAATAATTTGgcatccttttttttttggaatacttatgttatttaatTTTGTACTTGTGTGAGTTTGTAGCAATCATTTGGCTTCATTTGATGAGCAAAAAGAGTACACGTGCTACTTATAATGCTAGTCTCATTTCTATTAGTCTATAATGTATAACAGTAGTATATTTTTCTTCATGCGCTACTCATTTGTGTTATAATCACCTTCATGATTTGATTCCATCCTGCAGGTTTTATACCTTGATGGTGTTGTCAACAGCATTATTTGGGAAGCCTGCCTTTAAGAATCTTATATGCAATGGTCTTGTTTTGGCGGAGGATGGTAAGAAAATGAGCAAGAGTAAAAAGAATTACCCTCCACCCGTGGACGTCATTAATGAATATGGAGCGGTATGTTGCGTCTCTTTACAAGTCAATGATTGTTACCAGTTTTCACTTGTTATATGACGGATGCTCTAGAGTGTATACAGTATTATTGTTTTGTCTGAAGATACATGTGTTTTGAGCTCATAAGGATTGCGATTGTGCAATTTGTCCGAGTTAGAATTGTAATTAATTTGttgtttctttccttttctttccaGGATGCTTTGAGGCTGTACTTGGTAAATTCTCCAGTTGTACGTGCGGAGTCTCTACGGTTTAAAAGGATTGGTGTTTTTGGTGTTGTAAGTGTCTTCCTTCAGTATGTAAGTGTCTTAGTGAAGAGTATCTTCTGTGGCCTAACAGGTTTTGATTTGATCAGGTGAAAGATGTTTTCCTCCCGTGGTATAATGCTTATAGGTTTCTTGTCCAAAACGCGAAGAGACTTGAAGTTGAGGGTCTTGGAGCATTTTCTCCAATTGATCAAGCTTCACTTCAGAAGTCATCCAATGTGTTGGATCATTGGATAAACTCTGCAACTGAAAGTCTTGTTAGCTTTGTTCTCCAGGAGATGGATGCATATCGGCTTTACACGGTAGATCTTCCTGGATATTTGTATTGGTCATGTCAATTCATCTTTCCGTGCTATGGCCAAACTTGATAGCTTGTTTACCCATACAGGTGGTGCCATATTTGGTAAAATATATTGACAATCTCACCAATATTTATGTGCGGTTCAACCGCAAACGTTTAAAAGGAAGGACTGGAGAAGTAGACTGCAAAATTTCTCTTTCAactctctaccatgtaagtaaataTCAAGCAGTGTACAGTTTCAACTTATTTTTatactccgatccataataagtgcctgattttagttcaaatttgaccaaatttgaaataaaaccacgacacttattatCGATCGGAAGGAGTAGTCAATGCTACAAATTGTTGATGGAGTGGTGGGATTTCTATCCTTAAGTGCTATACTCATATATTGCAAGTTACAACCTCTTAAGACGCCCTTTTACCTGTTGCTGATGAGCCAATGTTTTTTGTTTGCACCTTTCTCTTCTGGAAGTAGTTCACAAGCCTGTAACCAGCATTGTGACTATTTTCTTGCAACCCCTCATTTTCTTGACATCAATAAGATAATTACTCAAGTCTCGGGAATTATCTTTTCTTGCTTGGTACCATCTATCACATTTCGTGCAGTGGTTTATGCATTCGCAATCCCTGATGCATCAAGTATACCTTTTGGTGTTTTTTCTTCTCTAAGGGTTTTAACCATGAAATGTAGGCACTTGTAACAACTTGTGTGGCGATGGCTCCATTTACGCCATTCTTTACTGAAGTTCTTTATCAAAATCTGAGGAAGGTGTCAAGTAAATCACATGAGAGCATTCATTTCTGCAGTTTCCCTTCCACAACTGGGGAGGTAACTTTTTCTCACCAGATAGTCTACACTCCTTTCAATTCTTTCTATAAGACACATATTGTTCTTCTGTATTTTTCATTATATTAGGCACATACAAGGATCAAAGCAGCTATAC includes:
- the LOC124693560 gene encoding LOW QUALITY PROTEIN: isoleucine--tRNA ligase, cytoplasmic-like (The sequence of the model RefSeq protein was modified relative to this genomic sequence to represent the inferred CDS: deleted 1 base in 1 codon), with the protein product MDDVCEGKDFSFPEEEERVLKLWQHLHAFHEQLRRTEGGEEFVFYDGPPFATGLPHYGHILAGTIKDVVTRHQAMRGRHVSRRFGWDCHGLPVEFEIDKALGITNRQQVLDLGIGKYNETCRGIVTKYVAEWEAVVTRSGRWIDFRDDYKTMDLNYMESVWWVFGQLWKKDLVYKGFKVMPYSTGCKTALSNFEAGLDYRTVPDPAVMVSFPVVGDADNAALVAWTTTPWTLPSNLALCVNANLVYAKVKDKSSGTVYIVGETRLGQLPVKAKAAGKKQAKGSTAEAPQGGLDTESYELLEKIPGSSLVGKKYTPLFDFFLELQDTAFRVIADNYVTDDSGTGVVHCAPAFGEDDHRVCLSGGIIEASGLVVAVDDDGCFIEKISDFKGRHVKEADKDIISAVKDKGRLVSKGSIEHSYPFCWRSGTPLIYRAVPSWFIKVEKIRDQLLECNKETYWVPDYVKEKRFHNWLEGARDWAVSRSRFWGTPLPVWISQDGEEIVVIGSIEELERLSGVKVNDLHRHHVDDITIPSREGRGVLKRVEDVFDCWFESGSMPYASIHYPFENRELFEKNFPGNFVAEGLDQTRGWFYTLMVLSTALFGKPAFKNLICNGLVLAEDGKKMSKSKKNYPPPVDVINEYGADALRLYLVNSPVVRAESLRFKRIGVFGVVKDVFLPWYNAYRFLVQNAKRLEVEGLGAFSPIDQASLQKSSNVLDHWINSATESLVSFVLQEMDAYRLYTVVPYLVKYIDNLTNIYVRFNRKRLKGRTGEVDCKISLSTLYHALVTTCVAMAPFTPFFTEVLYQNLRKVSSKSHESIHFCSFPSTTGERDERVEQSVNRMMTIIDLARNIRERHSKALKTPLKEMVVVHPDSEFLEDITGKLKEYVMEEMNVKTVTPCNDPMMYASLRAEPNFSVLGKRLGKDMGKVSNGVKKMTQEQVLAFEKSGEISFFGHCLKLDDIKVVREFKRPANVSEKEIDAAGDGDVLVILDLRADQSLIEAGVAREVVNKIQKLRKTAQLEPTDLIDVYYKPVDDCSSRLEEILQSQDQYIREVLGNSLVPKAMAPSDTVVICEESHDVHDMSFVIYIARCMPVLAPDLLPHASGNSDHVDALRVYLSSRSISRLKNEFQTGNGKITVSCMEGYPPIVLQLGKHVFLSAGDFYLANRS